A part of Helicobacter fennelliae genomic DNA contains:
- a CDS encoding tyrosine-type recombinase/integrase yields the protein MTFPLESRDNVEKNYLFWLIKFFAFKMTTLSNRHIHNPESLNQSLIQIKQSRTMEDINSALKQARNVGMIGINTYATPLLKLGGYIKTSRLISLKEIDEEFLSEFITIHTANLSNASKRNYRIALIGFFGFIDKNNRSENGESFIFNIQLKFLSGTRGKSGVKLPTFLKESELERFLGAIDTAPMSNQNQARDRLIVKLIVYTGMRVSEAINLTYPNIIPENEVFMLNIQGKGDKYRVVMIKKSHIQNLLNEWLSHRNTILHIQNNLLFCNKNGKALSQPYIYGIVKNILRSIGIKKEKMGAHMLRHSFATLLYQKHKDLVLVQEALGHADLNTSRIYTHFDTSKLMKAANLMDDLQDK from the coding sequence ATGACCTTTCCGCTAGAATCACGCGATAATGTCGAGAAAAATTATCTTTTTTGGTTGATTAAATTTTTTGCATTCAAAATGACTACACTCTCTAATCGCCATATCCACAACCCAGAATCACTCAATCAAAGCCTAATCCAAATCAAACAATCGCGCACTATGGAGGATATAAATTCCGCGCTCAAGCAAGCAAGAAATGTCGGTATGATAGGGATTAATACTTATGCTACACCGCTTTTAAAGCTTGGAGGCTATATCAAAACTTCACGACTTATTAGCCTTAAAGAAATTGATGAGGAGTTTTTGAGCGAATTTATCACTATCCACACTGCTAATCTCTCAAATGCTTCTAAGCGCAATTATCGTATCGCACTTATCGGGTTTTTTGGATTTATCGACAAAAACAATCGCAGTGAAAATGGAGAATCTTTTATTTTTAATATCCAGCTTAAATTTCTTTCAGGCACTCGTGGCAAAAGCGGGGTGAAACTGCCAACTTTCCTTAAAGAAAGCGAGCTTGAGCGGTTTTTGGGGGCGATAGATACAGCCCCGATGTCAAACCAGAATCAAGCGCGAGATAGGCTCATTGTCAAACTCATCGTTTATACGGGTATGCGGGTGAGTGAGGCGATCAATCTCACATATCCAAATATCATTCCAGAAAACGAAGTTTTTATGCTTAATATCCAAGGCAAAGGCGATAAATATCGAGTCGTGATGATAAAAAAATCTCACATTCAAAATCTACTTAATGAATGGCTCTCACACCGCAATACAATTTTGCATATACAAAATAATCTCTTGTTTTGCAATAAAAATGGCAAAGCGTTGAGTCAGCCTTATATCTATGGTATCGTAAAAAATATTTTGCGAAGTATTGGGATCAAAAAAGAAAAAATGGGCGCGCATATGTTGCGACACTCTTTTGCCACCCTACTCTATCAAAAACACAAAGATTTGGTGCTCGTGCAAGAGGCATTAGGACATGCCGATCTCAATACAAGTAGAATCTATACGCATTTTGATACAAGTAAGCTTATGAAGGCTGCAAACTTAATGGACGATTTGCAAGATAAATAA
- the sppA gene encoding signal peptide peptidase SppA: MLKKIFAPIVWILDFITKYFKTFVFLFIVALIAVSISEPIQTPNLAKIQIKGMILDSAPLRAQIENLKKYPSIKGVLLVIDSPGGALGASVEMADMIRDLNAHIPVVAHAEGVMASGSYYAGVYASKVYANRGSLVGSIGVIFSGFNIEELLDKIGYKSRVIKAGQYKEAGAYYREWTPQEHAYLQNLINEEYQMFVSDIAKERKLDINNADAFAQGKIFNASRAQKIGLIDEVGSRDEAIAKLKALSGVTQEVWLQKTKFEDYFDGMLESSMSLILGKFHLDLR, translated from the coding sequence ATGTTAAAGAAAATTTTTGCACCTATTGTGTGGATTTTAGATTTTATCACGAAGTATTTTAAAACTTTTGTGTTTTTGTTTATCGTGGCACTTATCGCAGTAAGCATAAGCGAGCCTATCCAAACTCCAAATCTTGCAAAAATCCAAATCAAAGGTATGATTTTAGATTCTGCCCCATTGCGCGCGCAAATCGAGAATCTCAAAAAATACCCCTCGATAAAAGGCGTGCTACTTGTGATTGACTCGCCCGGTGGCGCGCTTGGCGCGAGTGTGGAAATGGCTGATATGATTAGAGATCTCAACGCGCATATTCCGGTTGTAGCTCATGCTGAAGGCGTAATGGCGAGTGGTTCGTATTATGCGGGTGTGTATGCAAGCAAGGTTTATGCTAATCGAGGAAGTTTAGTTGGAAGTATTGGTGTGATTTTTAGCGGGTTTAATATCGAGGAATTGCTTGATAAAATCGGCTACAAATCGCGCGTCATCAAAGCTGGGCAATACAAAGAAGCTGGGGCGTATTATCGAGAATGGACGCCACAAGAGCACGCATATCTTCAGAATCTCATCAACGAAGAGTATCAAATGTTTGTCTCTGATATTGCAAAAGAGCGGAAGCTAGATATAAATAATGCAGATGCATTCGCACAGGGCAAGATTTTTAATGCTTCGCGCGCGCAAAAAATCGGACTCATAGATGAAGTTGGCTCAAGAGATGAAGCCATAGCTAAGCTTAAGGCACTTAGTGGCGTAACTCAAGAAGTATGGCTACAAAAAACAAAATTTGAGGATTATTTTGATGGAATGCTAGAGTCAAGTATGAGCTTGATTCTAGGGAAGTTTCATTTGGATTTGCGATAA
- the purU gene encoding formyltetrahydrofolate deformylase, which yields MTYTLLISTDDTKGLVYNISSILYQHDLNIEKNDEFVDKEHNSFFMRTEIVGTLDEAKLLSQIKQALPQGAKVKLITKRKKSLILLATKENHCIGDLLLRYENNELNADIKAVIANRENLKTLVERFGIPFYWVDSDNKPKAQYEREMIQIIDSFKPDFLALAKYMRILSPDFVRHYKDMIINIHHSFLPAFVGANPYKQAYDRGVKIIGATAHFVTQDLDGGPIIAQDITQINHTYSWQDMQKAGRNIEKNVFALALDLVLNDRVFLNGNKTIIF from the coding sequence ATGACATATACACTACTCATAAGCACTGATGATACAAAGGGTTTGGTCTATAACATCTCCTCAATCCTCTATCAACATGATCTCAACATCGAAAAAAACGATGAATTTGTGGATAAGGAGCATAATTCTTTCTTTATGCGCACAGAGATTGTCGGCACGCTTGATGAGGCAAAGCTTCTTTCACAAATCAAGCAAGCCCTTCCGCAAGGAGCGAAAGTAAAGCTCATCACAAAGCGCAAAAAATCACTTATCCTCCTTGCTACAAAAGAAAATCATTGTATCGGGGATTTGCTTTTGCGGTATGAAAATAACGAGCTTAACGCTGATATTAAAGCTGTAATTGCTAATAGAGAGAATCTAAAAACTCTTGTGGAACGATTTGGGATTCCTTTTTATTGGGTTGATTCTGATAATAAGCCAAAAGCGCAATATGAGCGCGAAATGATACAGATTATCGACTCATTTAAGCCTGATTTTTTGGCTTTGGCAAAATATATGCGTATCCTCTCGCCTGATTTTGTGCGGCATTATAAAGATATGATTATCAATATCCATCATAGTTTTTTGCCTGCTTTTGTCGGTGCAAATCCTTATAAACAAGCCTATGATAGAGGTGTGAAAATAATCGGAGCGACCGCGCATTTTGTAACACAAGATCTTGATGGCGGACCCATAATCGCTCAAGACATCACCCAAATCAATCACACATACAGCTGGCAAGATATGCAAAAAGCGGGAAGAAATATAGAAAAAAATGTATTTGCTTTGGCGCTTGATTTGGTGCTTAATGATAGGGTGTTTTTGAATGGGAATAAGACAATTATTTTTTAG
- a CDS encoding ComEC/Rec2 family competence protein: protein MKFYQYKHLPMDKPGEITAQILLQYTKTKDNKTYFVLKLKSSQGHIFYTTSKEDLKPIQNRHIRIYGKAQCSFFEFLRSCFFINFTFSVLPQERSNLWYVDFINNQHQNPQNASLFRTLFFGETLDKQWRDVSNLLGLAHILAISGFHLGVLSSFLFVLITPIYRFFQRRYFSYRNEVYDVGFMIICVMFLYLVFLDFLPSFLRAFIMATFGFLLYFSGLNIINFGLLLLVGLTCIAFFPNVLLSIGFVLSMFGVFYIFLFITHYKRDKKSTLGSLAMYWMFFNVVVFLSITPIVHYFFPYFSPYQLISILVSLAFVVFFPLIIVLHIIGFGGLFDRFLDMVLGLEIPNIDFYLPWYLAIGYVALGLGAIFSKKIYIMMLLCAVGFYVFMCLRFCKVF, encoded by the coding sequence GTGAAATTTTATCAATACAAACACTTGCCAATGGATAAGCCCGGAGAAATCACCGCGCAGATTCTCTTACAATACACCAAAACAAAAGACAATAAAACTTACTTTGTGCTTAAGCTCAAATCCAGCCAAGGGCATATTTTTTATACCACATCAAAAGAGGATCTCAAGCCCATTCAAAACCGCCACATCAGAATCTATGGCAAGGCACAATGCTCTTTTTTTGAATTTTTAAGAAGTTGCTTTTTTATTAATTTCACTTTTTCTGTATTGCCACAAGAAAGATCAAATCTATGGTATGTAGATTTTATCAATAACCAGCACCAAAACCCGCAAAATGCGAGCTTATTTCGGACGCTTTTTTTTGGTGAGACGCTTGATAAGCAGTGGCGCGATGTTTCAAATCTTTTAGGCTTAGCGCATATTTTAGCTATTAGCGGTTTTCATCTTGGAGTGCTAAGTTCGTTTTTATTTGTGCTTATTACGCCGATATATCGCTTTTTTCAAAGGCGGTATTTTAGCTATCGCAATGAAGTGTATGATGTTGGGTTTATGATTATTTGTGTGATGTTTTTGTATTTGGTATTTTTGGATTTTTTGCCTTCTTTTTTGAGGGCTTTTATCATGGCTACTTTTGGGTTTTTGCTGTATTTTAGCGGATTAAATATCATAAATTTTGGGCTTTTACTTCTTGTGGGGCTTACTTGTATAGCGTTTTTTCCTAATGTTTTACTTAGCATTGGTTTTGTGCTTTCTATGTTTGGTGTGTTTTATATTTTTCTTTTTATTACGCATTACAAACGCGACAAAAAAAGCACTCTAGGCAGTTTGGCTATGTATTGGATGTTTTTTAATGTTGTTGTATTTTTGAGTATAACGCCCATTGTGCATTATTTCTTTCCGTATTTTTCGCCATATCAGCTTATCTCCATTCTTGTGAGTTTGGCGTTTGTGGTGTTTTTTCCGCTTATTATTGTGCTTCATATTATTGGTTTTGGTGGGTTATTTGATCGGTTTTTAGATATGGTGCTAGGATTAGAGATTCCAAATATTGATTTTTATTTGCCATGGTATTTAGCGATAGGTTATGTAGCTTTGGGGCTTGGGGCTATATTTTCTAAAAAAATCTATATTATGATGCTTTTGTGCGCGGTAGGGTTTTATGTGTTTATGTGTTTGAGGTTTTGCAAGGTTTTTTAG
- a CDS encoding replicative DNA helicase produces the protein MEDFNTYIANMEKSVISSIIFDPSGFDDISDQLQVGDFLYPAHRHIFDICKELHTQNLPITPDFIASRLVGKRSVSQEEFTQILSVSPIANIEAFIKEIKNASIKRELAKLANMMREKSFDTTLTSESILDEIEQKVFEISSTKSTQTDFLTSREIIELTLENIKILKERGNNILTGLATGFEDLDRMTTGFNKGELIIIGARPSMGKTAFFLNMIQTILNKNQGVAVFSLEMPSTHLMLRMLSASTSIPLQDLRIGRLDDVQMERLSVATDTMTTKPLYIDDGSSLTILQLRSKLRKLKSQDPNLEIAVIDYLQLMSGGNESKGAIGKERHSVIQEISRGLKTLARELNIPIIALSQLNRVVETRDDKRPMLSDLRESGSIEQDADVILFLYRDDIYRKRADKDKIAKLKRDGKENEAKKLEKEMYEQDKRNKIEPAEIIVAKNRNGEIGTIRIQFNKPYTRFEERIRNDEKDYTPTNTKLDSADSPTIQIVQL, from the coding sequence ATGGAAGATTTCAATACCTACATCGCAAATATGGAAAAAAGCGTCATTTCATCGATTATATTTGATCCAAGCGGATTTGATGATATAAGCGATCAGCTTCAAGTGGGTGATTTTTTGTATCCTGCGCATCGACATATTTTTGATATTTGCAAAGAGCTTCATACCCAAAATCTTCCAATCACGCCTGATTTTATTGCTAGCAGGCTAGTAGGCAAAAGATCAGTCTCTCAAGAGGAATTCACACAGATTCTATCCGTAAGCCCGATAGCCAATATAGAAGCCTTTATCAAAGAGATAAAAAACGCCTCAATCAAGCGAGAGCTAGCAAAACTTGCCAATATGATGAGAGAAAAATCATTTGATACGACACTCACAAGCGAGAGCATACTTGATGAAATCGAGCAAAAAGTCTTTGAAATCTCTTCGACAAAAAGCACCCAAACCGATTTTCTCACAAGTCGCGAGATCATAGAGCTCACACTTGAAAACATAAAAATCCTCAAAGAAAGAGGCAATAATATCCTCACAGGGCTTGCAACAGGCTTTGAAGATCTTGATAGAATGACGACTGGATTTAATAAAGGTGAGCTTATCATCATCGGCGCGCGTCCTTCAATGGGAAAAACCGCGTTTTTTTTGAATATGATCCAAACAATCCTTAATAAAAATCAAGGTGTGGCTGTTTTTAGCCTTGAAATGCCTTCAACGCACCTTATGTTGCGTATGCTTTCTGCCTCAACCTCGATTCCATTGCAGGATTTGCGTATCGGGCGACTTGATGATGTGCAAATGGAGAGGCTAAGTGTGGCAACTGATACAATGACTACAAAACCTCTGTATATTGATGATGGAAGCTCTCTTACGATTTTGCAGCTTAGATCTAAACTTCGAAAGCTCAAATCTCAAGATCCAAATTTAGAAATCGCAGTGATTGATTATTTGCAGCTGATGAGCGGTGGCAATGAATCAAAAGGTGCGATAGGAAAAGAGCGACATAGCGTAATCCAAGAAATCTCACGAGGACTAAAAACACTTGCTAGAGAGCTTAATATCCCAATTATAGCCCTTTCACAGCTTAATCGCGTAGTTGAGACGCGCGATGATAAGCGACCTATGCTTTCTGATTTGCGAGAATCTGGATCAATCGAGCAAGATGCTGATGTGATTTTGTTTTTGTATCGAGATGATATATACAGAAAAAGGGCTGATAAAGACAAAATTGCCAAGCTCAAAAGAGATGGCAAAGAAAATGAAGCCAAAAAACTCGAAAAAGAAATGTATGAGCAAGACAAACGAAACAAAATCGAGCCCGCAGAAATCATCGTAGCCAAAAACCGCAATGGTGAAATAGGCACAATCCGCATTCAGTTTAACAAGCCCTATACGCGCTTTGAAGAGCGCATAAGAAATGATGAAAAAGACTACACACCGACAAATACAAAGCTAGATTCTGCTGACTCGCCAACGATACAAATCGTCCAGCTCTGA
- a CDS encoding MFS transporter, which translates to MSDTKSRYNTTNPIFQLALFSTTSMTVLGSVVISPSLPAMKAHFLGIAHIDILIPLILTTPALFVVLFSPIAGILADKYGKLKFLFPSMVFWSVAGAIGFWLDNVYHILISRAIFGIATAFVMVCASALVGDYYSGVERQRALGKQGFGTACGSAIFVSLGGYLSSFDWRFPFFVYLLGFLVFIFAYFYLFEPRIEARFKVAAQTSSQSHFSFFLFLPIYLLAFGTMVTYYISPTQIPFFITDYLHQDPKIIGFSMTASSIAYGTASLFYQRLRNRFNIYRIYTFALISMASCFLIIYVFHSYIAVIIGLMFLGAGCGLMIVNNSSFLLSIAKDSIRARALGGLSSFVFLGHFSSPLLTQPIVQHFGLFSLFLFFAIFIYLLGILFAIKSFYV; encoded by the coding sequence ATGAGCGATACAAAATCACGATATAACACAACAAATCCAATCTTCCAACTCGCGCTTTTTTCGACAACCTCAATGACGGTTTTAGGAAGTGTGGTGATTTCTCCGTCATTACCGGCGATGAAAGCTCATTTTTTAGGCATTGCACATATTGATATACTTATACCTCTAATCCTTACAACTCCCGCACTTTTTGTCGTGCTTTTTTCGCCGATAGCTGGAATCTTAGCGGATAAATATGGCAAACTCAAATTTTTATTTCCTTCGATGGTATTTTGGAGTGTAGCAGGAGCGATTGGATTCTGGCTTGATAATGTGTATCATATCCTCATTTCAAGGGCGATTTTTGGCATTGCCACAGCGTTTGTTATGGTATGTGCGAGCGCACTTGTGGGTGATTATTATAGCGGGGTAGAGCGACAGAGGGCATTAGGCAAGCAAGGCTTTGGCACAGCGTGCGGAAGTGCTATTTTTGTCAGTCTTGGCGGGTATCTCTCAAGTTTTGATTGGCGATTTCCTTTTTTTGTGTATTTACTTGGATTTTTAGTGTTTATTTTTGCGTATTTTTATCTCTTTGAGCCACGCATTGAAGCGCGATTTAAGGTTGCAGCGCAGACTTCATCGCAATCGCATTTTTCATTTTTTTTGTTTTTGCCTATTTATTTGCTTGCATTTGGGACAATGGTTACTTATTATATTTCACCAACGCAGATTCCGTTTTTTATCACTGATTATCTTCATCAAGATCCAAAGATTATCGGATTTTCTATGACTGCCTCTTCTATTGCCTATGGCACAGCATCGCTTTTTTATCAGCGATTACGCAATCGCTTTAATATTTACAGAATCTACACTTTCGCACTTATAAGTATGGCAAGCTGCTTTTTGATTATTTATGTGTTTCATTCATATATTGCTGTGATTATTGGGCTTATGTTTTTGGGAGCAGGGTGTGGGCTTATGATTGTTAATAACAGCTCCTTTTTGCTCTCAATCGCCAAAGATTCTATCCGAGCAAGGGCACTTGGTGGGTTAAGCTCATTTGTGTTTTTGGGGCATTTTTCCTCTCCTTTGCTTACACAGCCTATCGTGCAGCATTTTGGGCTATTTAGTCTGTTTTTGTTTTTTGCGATTTTTATTTATTTGCTTGGTATTTTATTTGCTATTAAAAGCTTTTATGTTTAG
- a CDS encoding DUF7488 domain-containing protein: protein MIHIKKRFLHSFLHKGFIALSVFCACSVLVSAMDFSHCKSYYKQATTSIDSALLYAIKYQNNQYLIAFSKTPLTSPYIIKKDPFLGLYLFKGSTPLSYTLKPLDNFSRTTQLAAINQTQITTGKVLNFERGIFDLGKFSSTLPQNSVISNICYQIYGIAIDSHTFIPKNLIDRFLSQKGGKYGDIGIRTTEDKKGFVIVKQVDLFFDKNPFLPEDRILEINQKPIKSLVDFEWSVANLEIGSTSHITISRGGKKQTFHIKVDRRYGGGLITDSFLERFGVVIDSDMVIKKIPKPLPFALSQLSVGDKLIWINKTPIQKDLGFWHLRELLSKAGLKGEAELLVLHQGVEIFIHSKLK from the coding sequence ATGATACATATAAAAAAACGCTTTTTACACAGCTTTTTACACAAAGGATTTATCGCATTAAGTGTGTTTTGTGCTTGCAGTGTGCTTGTATCTGCTATGGATTTTTCGCATTGCAAATCCTACTACAAACAAGCGACAACCTCGATAGATTCTGCCCTACTCTATGCAATCAAATACCAAAACAATCAGTATCTCATCGCGTTTTCAAAAACCCCGCTCACCTCGCCATATATCATCAAAAAAGATCCATTTCTTGGGCTTTATTTATTTAAAGGAAGCACACCGCTCTCTTATACGCTCAAGCCTCTTGATAATTTTTCAAGGACAACACAACTTGCTGCAATCAATCAAACCCAAATCACCACAGGTAAGGTATTGAACTTTGAACGCGGGATTTTTGATCTTGGGAAGTTTTCAAGCACCCTACCCCAAAATAGCGTCATCAGCAATATTTGCTATCAAATTTATGGAATCGCGATAGATTCTCATACATTCATACCCAAAAACCTTATCGATAGATTTTTGTCTCAAAAAGGCGGTAAATATGGAGATATAGGCATTAGAACCACAGAAGACAAAAAAGGATTTGTCATTGTCAAGCAAGTGGATTTGTTTTTTGATAAAAATCCATTTTTACCTGAGGATAGGATTCTAGAAATCAATCAAAAGCCTATCAAATCGCTTGTGGATTTTGAATGGAGTGTGGCAAATCTTGAAATCGGAAGCACAAGCCATATCACCATATCGCGCGGAGGCAAAAAACAAACCTTCCACATCAAAGTCGATAGACGATATGGTGGCGGACTCATCACAGATAGTTTTTTGGAACGTTTTGGGGTGGTGATAGATTCTGATATGGTGATAAAAAAAATACCAAAACCTCTGCCATTTGCACTCTCTCAACTTAGTGTCGGCGATAAGCTGATTTGGATTAATAAAACCCCTATCCAAAAAGATTTAGGTTTTTGGCATTTGCGCGAGCTTTTGTCAAAAGCAGGACTTAAAGGCGAGGCTGAATTGCTTGTGCTTCATCAAGGCGTTGAGATTTTTATCCATTCCAAACTTAAATAA
- a CDS encoding polyprenyl synthetase family protein: MAKESNIIESQGIESTLESYLKACKDFEDFLQHYKPEIDGFHPHFKKAFWEMLENGGKRFRPNLLFAVVEAHNPLLIPNAFLPSLALECLHTYSLIHDDLPCMDNATLRRAHPTLHTTYGETTAVLVGDGLNTFAFYLLSESKLAAYTKVALIKELALNGGIGGMIIGQAMDCFFENQKLDREKLQTIHTNKTAKLIATSLKMGGIIIDASQSYIDSLERFGLELGLFFQIRDDVIDVVLDSAKAGKTTQNDSAKNSYVNLLGLNEAKELLATYRQSLLSQIQGFSPKLARNLEYVLRDFFEEI; this comes from the coding sequence ATGGCAAAAGAATCTAACATAATAGAATCTCAAGGCATAGAATCTACACTAGAATCTTACTTGAAAGCTTGCAAGGATTTTGAGGATTTTTTGCAGCATTATAAGCCAGAGATTGACGGATTCCACCCGCATTTCAAAAAGGCATTTTGGGAAATGCTTGAAAATGGTGGCAAGAGATTCCGCCCAAATCTTTTGTTCGCCGTAGTAGAAGCGCATAATCCTCTGCTTATACCAAATGCGTTTTTGCCAAGTTTGGCACTTGAATGCCTGCATACATACTCACTGATACATGATGACTTGCCTTGTATGGATAATGCCACTTTAAGGCGCGCTCACCCTACTTTGCATACGACTTATGGCGAAACTACGGCTGTTTTGGTCGGCGATGGGCTCAATACTTTTGCGTTTTATCTTTTATCAGAATCTAAGCTCGCTGCTTACACAAAAGTCGCCCTCATCAAAGAGCTTGCCTTAAATGGTGGCATTGGCGGTATGATAATCGGACAAGCTATGGATTGCTTTTTTGAGAATCAAAAACTTGATAGGGAAAAACTCCAAACAATCCACACCAACAAAACCGCAAAACTCATCGCCACAAGCCTAAAAATGGGTGGAATCATCATTGATGCTTCACAAAGCTATATAGATTCACTTGAGCGATTTGGCTTAGAGCTTGGATTGTTTTTTCAGATACGAGATGATGTGATTGATGTGGTTTTGGATTCTGCAAAAGCAGGAAAGACAACCCAAAACGATAGCGCAAAAAATAGCTATGTCAATCTTTTGGGACTTAATGAGGCAAAAGAATTGCTTGCAACTTACAGACAATCATTACTTAGTCAGATTCAGGGCTTTTCACCAAAGCTAGCGCGCAATCTTGAGTATGTATTGAGAGATTTTTTTGAGGAGATATGA
- the surE gene encoding 5'/3'-nucleotidase SurE, which translates to MKNILLTNDDGFDSKGLLALKDALSPLGRVLVVAPASEKSACGHGLSITKPLRFVRIDDDFYKLDDGTPTDCVYLALNAMYKEGKRPDLIVSGINIGSNMGEDVTYSGTVAGAMEGAIAGISSIAISQLVSDKNLAQSNDFTLAKKVIADLASKILECNPLPPRRFLNVNIPNTTTFKGYKTTELGIRLYGNDAKLSRNPRGEEYYWLGVHPLEWEERSRKILSDFNATKQGYVSITPLSINLTSYDDLDNVAKWLG; encoded by the coding sequence ATGAAAAATATTTTATTGACAAATGATGATGGGTTTGACTCCAAAGGACTTTTGGCACTCAAAGATGCACTATCACCGCTAGGACGGGTTTTGGTTGTCGCTCCTGCGAGTGAAAAATCTGCTTGCGGGCATGGATTAAGCATTACAAAGCCATTGCGGTTTGTGCGTATCGATGATGATTTTTATAAGCTTGATGATGGCACGCCAACAGATTGCGTGTATCTTGCTTTAAATGCGATGTATAAAGAGGGCAAACGACCAGATTTGATTGTCTCTGGCATTAATATAGGCTCAAATATGGGCGAAGATGTAACCTACTCCGGAACCGTCGCTGGAGCTATGGAGGGTGCTATTGCTGGGATTTCAAGCATTGCGATCTCACAACTTGTCTCGGATAAAAATCTCGCCCAAAGCAATGACTTCACATTGGCAAAAAAAGTGATCGCTGATTTGGCAAGTAAGATTCTAGAATGCAACCCGCTTCCACCGCGTAGATTTTTGAATGTCAATATTCCAAACACAACGACTTTCAAGGGCTACAAAACCACAGAATTAGGCATTAGATTATATGGCAATGACGCAAAGCTAAGTCGCAATCCGCGAGGCGAAGAGTATTATTGGCTTGGGGTGCATCCGCTTGAATGGGAAGAAAGAAGTCGTAAGATTCTCTCAGATTTCAACGCCACAAAGCAAGGCTATGTCTCAATCACCCCTCTAAGCATAAATCTAACAAGCTATGATGATTTAGATAATGTTGCAAAGTGGCTAGGATAG
- a CDS encoding DUF411 domain-containing protein, translating to MMKKIFSALVVATLGLYANDTLIKLYESPTCGCCKLWAKYMQKNGYTLEIHESNDFYTIKDKLGIKPEYQSCHTALIQGYAIEGHVPSSVVAWLVQNKPKDVIGVSAPMMPQGSPGMEQGYEETYPVLILKKDGSAEVYGYFKGENLVQKN from the coding sequence ATGATGAAAAAAATTTTTAGTGCTTTAGTTGTGGCGACACTTGGATTGTATGCTAATGATACACTGATAAAGCTTTATGAAAGCCCAACTTGTGGCTGTTGTAAATTATGGGCAAAATATATGCAAAAAAATGGCTACACGCTTGAAATACACGAAAGCAACGATTTTTACACAATCAAAGACAAACTCGGCATAAAGCCTGAATATCAAAGTTGCCATACAGCTCTCATACAAGGCTATGCGATAGAAGGGCATGTGCCAAGTAGTGTTGTCGCGTGGCTTGTGCAAAATAAGCCAAAAGATGTTATCGGCGTTTCTGCACCTATGATGCCTCAAGGAAGTCCGGGTATGGAGCAAGGATATGAAGAAACATACCCCGTGCTAATCCTCAAAAAAGACGGAAGTGCTGAAGTTTATGGATATTTCAAAGGCGAAAATCTCGTGCAAAAAAATTAG